Proteins encoded by one window of Salvia splendens isolate huo1 chromosome 7, SspV2, whole genome shotgun sequence:
- the LOC121810754 gene encoding uncharacterized protein LOC121810754 has translation MANKEKLQDEGIVPLSMNCSQLISGMMPRKKRLEKRIEPIDIALQLTDHSIVKPTGIVEDVLVKVDKFIIPVDFIVLDMPEDKEVPILFGRPFLATGDVLHGTKDNSATFRINGEQVTINVDKVMMHPSDAKACFRVDVLDRCIFEKSCCLMQKEDSVFDEGSLEQDFCFPIQVDFKEGEEPPIGVWIGKFQRRMSRQRL, from the exons ATGGCAAACAAGGAGAAGCTTCAAGATGAGGGAATTGTCCCGTTGAGTATGAATTGCTCACAGCTGATCTCGGGAATGATGCCAAGAAAGAAGA GATTGGAGAAGAGGATTGAGCCTATAGATATTGCTCTTCAATTGACTGATCACTCAATTGTAAAGCCAACTGGGATTGTAGAGGATGTGCTAGTGAAAGTGGACAAGTTCATCATTCCCGTCGACTTCATTGTCTTAGACATGCCGGAAGATAAGGAAGTGCCTATTCTCTTTGGGCGGCCTTTTCTAGCCACTGGAGATGTGCTTCATGGCACAAAAGATAACTCTGCCACTTTTAGAATCAATGGTGAACAAGTGACTATAAATGTGGATAAAGTGATGATGCACCCAAGTGATGCTAAGGCATGCTTTAGAGTTGATGTTCTTGATCGATGCATCTTCGAGAAGAGTTGTTGTTTGATGCAAAAGGAAGATAGTGTGTTTGATGAAGGGAGTTTGGAACAAGATTTTTGTTTCCCAATACAAGTTGACTTCAAAGAAGGCGAAGAGCCGCCTATTGGAGTTTGGATAGGAAAGTTTCAAAGAAGAATGTCGAGgcaacgactataa